From Rhodovulum sulfidophilum DSM 1374, one genomic window encodes:
- a CDS encoding DUF2478 domain-containing protein: MRFGYLMSEERGAASLVLAETATLLSAQGLRLAGAVQFSAADPDGHPCDGDLKVLPDGPVLQLSQPLGQGARGCRMDAGAVETAAAEAARHLGGAALLIVNKFGKLEAGGHGFVPLIAEALERDIPVLVGVNGLNRSAFESFAAGLAEPVLAETGAVLAWLGYAPAIASANVPNTPRARASA; this comes from the coding sequence ATGCGCTTTGGCTATCTCATGTCCGAGGAACGCGGGGCGGCCAGCCTCGTTCTGGCCGAGACCGCGACGCTGCTTTCGGCGCAGGGGCTGCGGCTTGCGGGGGCGGTGCAGTTCAGTGCCGCCGATCCCGACGGGCATCCCTGCGATGGCGATCTGAAGGTGTTGCCCGACGGGCCGGTCCTGCAGCTGTCGCAGCCGCTGGGGCAGGGCGCGCGCGGGTGCCGGATGGATGCGGGCGCGGTCGAGACCGCGGCGGCCGAGGCCGCGCGCCATCTCGGGGGCGCGGCGCTGCTGATCGTCAACAAGTTCGGCAAGCTCGAGGCGGGCGGGCATGGGTTCGTGCCGCTGATCGCCGAGGCGCTCGAGCGCGACATTCCGGTACTGGTCGGCGTCAACGGGCTGAACCGGAGCGCCTTCGAGAGCTTCGCGGCCGGTCTGGCCGAGCCGGTCCTCGCCGAGACCGGCGCGGTGCTGGCCTGGCTTGGATATGCGCCCGCCATCGCCTCTGCCAATGTCCCGAACACGCCTCGGGCGCGCGCTTCGGCCTAG